A window of the Syntrophothermus lipocalidus DSM 12680 genome harbors these coding sequences:
- a CDS encoding secondary thiamine-phosphate synthase enzyme YjbQ, translated as MKSHTVYHWFNTKNKREFINITGLVADAVKECGIREGMALISAMHITAGVFVNDEEPGIKMDLMEWAEGLAPFRSDYRHHRTGETNGDAHLKSILFHHQVIVPVTDGKLDLGPWQEIFYAEFDGQRRKRLIIKVLGE; from the coding sequence TTGAAATCGCACACCGTATATCACTGGTTTAACACGAAAAACAAGAGGGAGTTTATCAACATTACAGGCCTGGTTGCCGATGCTGTGAAGGAATGCGGCATACGGGAAGGGATGGCGTTGATTTCGGCCATGCATATCACGGCCGGTGTTTTCGTGAACGATGAAGAACCGGGAATCAAAATGGACCTGATGGAGTGGGCGGAGGGCCTGGCCCCTTTTCGGTCGGACTACCGGCATCACCGCACGGGGGAAACCAACGGAGATGCCCACCTCAAAAGCATTCTTTTTCACCACCAAGTGATTGTCCCTGTTACCGATGGGAAACTTGACCTTGGCCCTTGGCAGGAGATATTTTATGCCGAGTTCGACGGCCAGCGCCGGAAGCGATTGATAATAAAAGTGTTGGGCGAATAA